Genomic DNA from Coregonus clupeaformis isolate EN_2021a chromosome 26, ASM2061545v1, whole genome shotgun sequence:
GTACCAACCATTGGGCAGGAGCTACAGGGAGGGACCAGAGTCCAGGCAGCTGACCCATCGATGCCTGAGCCTAGGGCAGCCTGCTCCAAGGCTTCATTGAGGTGGTTCAACAGACCCCCATCACAGAATGGTGAGTTCCTGACTGCAGGGAGGGCCGCCCCCACTACCACAAACCAGGTGTCCATGTGGCATTCTTCCAGCGGCCCTGCCAGCACACAGCCTGCCCCCGTGTCCTCGGGGCAGTGCCCTTCCACCCAGGCAGCATAGCTGCCCTTCCCAACACGCTCCTTCCAGCCCAGGGCCTGCAGCTCCCTCCGCTGGTTAAAGGAGCCCATCTGATTCTTCTGGCCCAGGGGCCTCCGACCCGTAACGCTGCAACACGCTGGGGCCACTGTGTTACGAGACAACCAGCGGGCCCGCGGCAGAGAACTCACCTACACACAGGAACAGGAAAGCCTGGCTTGAAAATTTTTATGCAgaactttgtatttgtatttaacaATTCACTGATACTAAATGAAAGATCCACACAAAAAAAATCCAGGATATGGCCATCTGTCACTGAATATCTCATATTATACTCATCAATAATTATTCTGAAATTGTAGATAATTATCCTAGCACTTTATATAATGTCTAACTATGGTCAAAGGGCATCAGCAAACTTTTATCTAGCTATAGGCTTCGCTATCTACTTTAACTTTGCACATTTGCCACTCTTACCTGGAAGCGCTGCAGGTACTCATGAGCAGTGCAGTCCCTGATGTATTCCAGTCGTTGCCTCTGCTTCTTATTCAGGCCCTCAAACAATCTCAGGTTTTCCCCAATCGTCCCTGTCTGCAGGGCATGGAAGTAGGAGCACGCCTGCTCATGTTGCGCCAGGAACGACTGTGGGAGGAGCCGGCTGGGGAACAGGGCCTCACGGgcagccaggtccggcccgtaGTGACGGATCAGCTTGGACAGCAGGGGCCTCACAGCCTCCTTACCATTGTAGTGCAGACAGACAACGTACACCTCAGAGTTCCCTGCCTTGCTGGTGGCCGGTTTGAAGATGCTGACGGAGCGGAAGCAGCAGTTTAACAGGTAGAGCAGGCAGACGGAGGAGTGCTCATACATAGTAAACATCTTCAGTACAAACGAGCCACCTGGGCCCAGAAGGAAGAGTGCGGCCGCAGCCTCGCAGTAGTGCAGCGACGCCACCAGGGCCTCCTGCTCATCAGGGTTCCCCTGGCAGTCAAAGCTCCCGTCCGCCGTCACCACGTCAATACGGCGCATGTTACCCACAAAGCCCTGCAGCTCCAGCAGGTGCTTCTGGCTCATGATGTCTCCTGTATTGTCTGAGCCAAAGAACCACCAGGGCAGCGTGTTGGCGATGAGGCGGTCGTCTGTGATGGTGGTGCCGCCTCCGTTGGCCTCGTGgtaggggttgagtgtgttggctGCCCAACTCCAGTCACAGTAGCGCGTGTGCTCGCTGGTTTTGAGGTAGTGGTTCAGAGCGGTGATGAAGGCCCCTGGAGCCTCACACAGGTGAACAGTGTTCAGCTCACCGCTCTCCAACGCCTCCTCTGGCAGAAGGTTGAAGGTGCCCAGGATCTCATAGAACTTGCACCAGGCCTGAGTGCAGATCTCGGCATTGGCGGCAGCTCGCACAGTAGCAATGACCTTCCCAGCACGGTTTGTGGAATTGGTATGCTGGTGCCAGACTTCCAGATCCTTATCGCTAAGTCGGTTCTTCACCTCATTTAGAGACGTCTTCAGGGTCTGCAGGAGGACGTGGTCCTGGGCCGAGTGTCTCAGTGCTTCGCTGGGGTCAGGGATATACCACTCCCCATTGGCCGGTTTGATGTATGTCCTGACTTTATTGAAGAGTTCTCTGACCTCTGCAACCACTTCCGGGTCAAAGGCCTCCACATCGGTGGGCTGCTGCCTGCCAGCTTTCCTCCTCGCTCCCCGGCCCGAACTCATCCTCTCCACCAGACGCCCTGCAGCAAAAACAACAGGGAGGGAGCTCCGCTGAGACAACAACAACCAGTTTGTGATTTGATGACATCCAATGCATGCGTGCCCTGCTTACACTGCATAATGTAGATTATATCaggaaaatgtattttatttacaCTCGTATTTGTTAACTTTTTAGTTTATATGCATTAATGCCCGGTCCCAGCTCTGCTTAGCTACTGCCGTCACACTATATATGCATGGGCAGTTGTGGATTACTGATTAATATGTACACTGTGATGTGAATGAAGCCCTGAGGGCACAGTATGTAGACTAACCGCTAGTACCATAACGATTTCTACCATGGTATAGGCTCGGAGTCTGAACACACTGATAAAATAGGCCTAGCTGAATAAACCTTTCTAAAGCATAACCCAGCCTGCAATCATTCTGAAAGTCCAGCTACATTGTTGTTAACGTGATTTAACTATGATGGAAGAGTAGGCCTTGCCTTATGTTAAATGGACATTTGGCAGCGTACATTAATCATTTTCTGCATCTCAAGCAACAGCAAGCAGACGGGTCAGCTTGTTACACCTGACTGACTAGTTAGCTAACCTCCTACTAAATAAAGCTAGCAAAAACGTTAGGCATTTCATACAATGTGCCTAAAGGCGTAACAAGCAagctacatctttttttttttgctgcCTTTAATACACATTTAAGGGATATTATTTTAATGGTCACATCACATGACATGATTATGCGAGTCGCTAACAACGCATGTGTCCCTCTCCGTGCAGATGCAGCGGCTTAGTCTGGGTTGCTAAGCAGGAAACTACGGGGTCGCCTTTTAGGCCTACCTAAGCTAATTTCGCGTTAGTTAGCTACGGTAGTTTCTCTATCATCGAGGAACATCTCCAAATgagtaacagtagctagctacCTTGCTTGTTTACTGTACAATCACTTCCATAATAGGTACGTTACACGTTTACAACGCTTACGGTCGTTACCTTTTGTTTGTAACTTAAAACTTTCCCACCGGTCATAATGCTAACTTTGTTCCATGGTCGTGAACTACACAACTCAGATTCCTACCTAGCTAATGCTAGGTCAGCTAACATCCTCTTTGGCTCAGCACAGCTGGCTTCCCAGCAGACACTTCGCTGCAGCTGTGTGGGGGGGGggccacggcagcacccgctgctcgttgagaagagtaagaacgatacgtgctttcacgtcagagtctccaataacaccagaaaaagtcgctagattagTCGCTttattgaaaatgtgtcgctagaggggtctgaaaactcgctaaatatagcgacaaagtcgctaagttggcaacactggctgtGTGTGGTTTGTTCCAAGAGTGAGACAGATGTGCTCTCCCCTCCCAACAATTAGGCTTCTTCGGTGAGGTTTAACGGCAGTTGGCGTCCATTATGTTGCATTACTGCCCCCAACTGAACTATAGATCCATTACACTTTAAGATACAGAATGGGAAAGGGGAACCggatgtaaaaaacaacaacaacaaaaacatgttttattaccCTACCAACAAACCCTATACTCATTAAAACCCATCACCTTATTCCACTACTTTAACCCTATCTGATCCTACCCCAGGCCAACAGCCTAAGAGGAGGggacactaccactcaacacatgATGTAACTCTTCAGAAGTTGAATCTCATacccccaagtacttctctgcagctgccaccttcaaatctattttctgtgacttacaTTTAATCTCTGCGGTACAATTGgcaaccattgctatgaacgctaagaagccaaccttactgaaacaTACTATCACTCATTGTCCTATtcctggcacagatctactattcACAGGGAACCTCTCAGCATCCTTCACCCTTGATCCACCCTCctccttgacccatcctcctccacttttttcactgcctcagcatatgacaccctctgcactactctgactacTTCAatctgcctctctcgcaccggagacttcagatccccagcaacatgagcacccccacaattgacacacacaactttatccaccaaaACTTTACAATTATCTGTCCCATTCCCTCCTGCACACTtaccacatcttggaatctccctcctacacactgctgcaacatgaccataaacgttgcacctgaaacagCGCAGTGGATTctgcacaaaagctctaacaggatataTCCTGACATGACTTTGTCTGGTAGAGACTCTGACTCAAAACTAAAAAGGACTGAcaatgactcctctgtttcaccacgatCCCCACctggtctgcgtcgcaccaaaacgcaggaatcacaaacaccaggaattttctacttcaattgctccacctccacacttaacgctaccacagaaatcactcctttcaatggtgccctacTCCTAacagcaaagcaagaaacagaccTTGACCCAAGTTCGTGACACGAAATGCCTTCTCCCTCAGGTCATAAGTAACATAAGTAACCCcatccagcctctctaaccctttCACACAATCTCTCCCCATCTACGTCATACAATTCCCAAAAtatcaacacatgctccaccgtttcctCCACTAAACAGTCATCACACAGACCTGTTTCATGTCTCCCTATCATCCACAACGTGGCATTCAAACCTGTGTGCACAAACCGTAGTCTACTCCACACAACTTCCTCTCTCACACATCCCATACTCCCCACCTCTTCCTTTACTGACTGTTGCACACGATAAAATTGCCTCCCCTTACTACTAGCATCCCACTTCCTTTGCCAAGAATCAAGCCCTTTTGCTTGACTTGACTTCCCTGCGGCCCAGCCGGACCTGAatatctaccccctctctcctcacagcACTCTTAGCCACCACATCGGTCTTCTCATTACCCTCCACACCCACATGGGGGGGAACCCAGCAAAAGCTTAACAACGCTCCCATCCTCTCCAATCCCATTAACAGCACCATCCTCTCCACAAACAAGTCTCCCCTATCCGACCTGCCCGTCTTCACACTACTCAACACTGCAGCTGAATCAGAGCAGATCATCTCTCTGAGTGGTTTCACCTCTTCCACCCATTTCAAACCTATAATCAAGGCCATCAACTTGGCTGCATACACTGACACACAATCAGTTAACTGCTTAAATACTCTAacgttgttcttcttcttctttaaatGTGTATTGGCGGATCGCAACCGTGAGGTGCATACACTGCCACTTACTGTACTGGAGGGTGAGGCCATTCAAGGCCTCCCTATTAATCAATTCCTCTTATCTAGCTCTGTGTTTCCACCTACTGTTCTGGAGTGTGAGTTCATTACACTTCATAGAAAAATTGCAATACCAACTAACCTTACACCCATTAACCCCACCCCAGTTATCACCCCTTTCAACAGCGCCCTGCTCCTGGGAGCAAAGCAAGTCACAGTACTTGTCCCTAGGCGCTTGGTACGAAGCGCCCATTCCCTCTGTGTGGTAGAAAAGCTAAAAATCATCATGAGTCCTCTTCAAGATACTTTcgccaactcaacagtccccaacctcttctccacccaacCTAACACCACATATGGATCTACCAGAAGGCAAGGATCCATTCTTTCTAAAAAATCTCAGTcacactgggccagaatcatctttGTCATCATCAGGACAAGGCTCAATCTCGGCAGTCTTCACCGCATCTGCCACcacaggtaatt
This window encodes:
- the LOC121548268 gene encoding cap-specific mRNA (nucleoside-2'-O-)-methyltransferase 2 isoform X1 encodes the protein MTGGKVLSYKQKRSSLPVVFAAGRLVERMSSGRGARRKAGRQQPTDVEAFDPEVVAEVRELFNKVRTYIKPANGEWYIPDPSEALRHSAQDHVLLQTLKTSLNEVKNRLSDKDLEVWHQHTNSTNRAGKVIATVRAAANAEICTQAWCKFYEILGTFNLLPEEALESGELNTVHLCEAPGAFITALNHYLKTSEHTRYCDWSWAANTLNPYHEANGGGTTITDDRLIANTLPWWFFGSDNTGDIMSQKHLLELQGFVGNMRRIDVVTADGSFDCQGNPDEQEALVASLHYCEAAAALFLLGPGGSFVLKMFTMYEHSSVCLLYLLNCCFRSVSIFKPATSKAGNSEVYVVCLHYNGKEAVRPLLSKLIRHYGPDLAAREALFPSRLLPQSFLAQHEQACSYFHALQTGTIGENLRLFEGLNKKQRQRLEYIRDCTAHEYLQRFQVSSLPRARWLSRNTVAPACCSVTGRRPLGQKNQMGSFNQRRELQALGWKERVGKGSYAAWVEGHCPEDTGAGCVLAGPLEECHMDTWFVVVGAALPAVRNSPFCDGGLLNHLNEALEQAALGSGIDGSAAWTLVPPCSSCPMVGTTSILSEVAALCDITPCNGEGNRKCLVFGRASWWGDCEEQAGGLALEFYSKPSFPPTGCTTLHDGEPQYQRDLLDCVLLSLHRMGPGNALILPLLSAFTRVTAATVLCLHLSFRSVTFRCPSPPGAAGAVLVCVGFCPEAAARLLPHLSDLQERMGCPARDEEDTDSLPLGGQRQLLQFVPMEELLKGKLAEFLWTMNSAIARQRLHLLMQA
- the LOC121548268 gene encoding cap-specific mRNA (nucleoside-2'-O-)-methyltransferase 2 isoform X2, translated to MSSGRGARRKAGRQQPTDVEAFDPEVVAEVRELFNKVRTYIKPANGEWYIPDPSEALRHSAQDHVLLQTLKTSLNEVKNRLSDKDLEVWHQHTNSTNRAGKVIATVRAAANAEICTQAWCKFYEILGTFNLLPEEALESGELNTVHLCEAPGAFITALNHYLKTSEHTRYCDWSWAANTLNPYHEANGGGTTITDDRLIANTLPWWFFGSDNTGDIMSQKHLLELQGFVGNMRRIDVVTADGSFDCQGNPDEQEALVASLHYCEAAAALFLLGPGGSFVLKMFTMYEHSSVCLLYLLNCCFRSVSIFKPATSKAGNSEVYVVCLHYNGKEAVRPLLSKLIRHYGPDLAAREALFPSRLLPQSFLAQHEQACSYFHALQTGTIGENLRLFEGLNKKQRQRLEYIRDCTAHEYLQRFQVSSLPRARWLSRNTVAPACCSVTGRRPLGQKNQMGSFNQRRELQALGWKERVGKGSYAAWVEGHCPEDTGAGCVLAGPLEECHMDTWFVVVGAALPAVRNSPFCDGGLLNHLNEALEQAALGSGIDGSAAWTLVPPCSSCPMVGTTSILSEVAALCDITPCNGEGNRKCLVFGRASWWGDCEEQAGGLALEFYSKPSFPPTGCTTLHDGEPQYQRDLLDCVLLSLHRMGPGNALILPLLSAFTRVTAATVLCLHLSFRSVTFRCPSPPGAAGAVLVCVGFCPEAAARLLPHLSDLQERMGCPARDEEDTDSLPLGGQRQLLQFVPMEELLKGKLAEFLWTMNSAIARQRLHLLMQA